The Epilithonimonas zeae genome contains a region encoding:
- the lipB gene encoding lipoyl(octanoyl) transferase LipB, which yields MNSIINKKVEFQDLGTKDYQPSWDYQEELLKKNLETKIFNRENPDHQKATNNYLLLVEHPHVYTLGKSGHEENLLANENKLKEINATYVKVNRGGDITYHGFGQIVGYPILDLENFYTDIHRYMRDLEEVIIRTIAEYGLKGERSNGETGVWLDVGKPYARKICAMGVKASRWVTIHGFALNVNTDMRYFEYIIPCGITDKQVTSLKRELEREVDYEEVKQKIKKHFVDVFGCELIS from the coding sequence GTGAATTCCATTATCAATAAAAAAGTAGAATTTCAGGATTTGGGAACCAAAGATTACCAACCATCCTGGGATTATCAGGAAGAATTACTGAAAAAAAATCTCGAAACTAAAATCTTTAATCGGGAAAATCCAGACCATCAAAAAGCGACCAATAATTATCTTCTTTTAGTAGAACATCCACACGTTTATACACTTGGAAAAAGTGGTCACGAGGAGAATCTCCTGGCTAATGAAAACAAGCTGAAGGAAATCAATGCTACTTATGTCAAAGTGAATCGTGGTGGTGATATTACCTATCACGGATTTGGACAGATTGTTGGCTACCCTATTTTGGATTTGGAGAATTTTTATACAGACATCCACCGTTATATGCGCGATCTGGAGGAAGTCATTATCCGAACTATTGCAGAATATGGACTGAAAGGAGAACGTTCCAATGGCGAAACGGGCGTTTGGCTGGATGTGGGAAAACCTTATGCCAGAAAAATCTGCGCAATGGGCGTAAAAGCTTCGCGTTGGGTTACCATCCACGGATTTGCTTTGAATGTGAACACCGATATGCGCTATTTCGAATATATCATCCCTTGCGGAATTACCGATAAACAAGTCACCTCTTTGAAAAGAGAATTAGAGCGAGAAGTTGATTACGAAGAAGTAAAGCAAAAAATCAAAAAACATTTTGTAGATGTATTTGGCTGTGAACTAATTTCATAA
- a CDS encoding deoxyguanosinetriphosphate triphosphohydrolase → MDLNSIFTNQRTGNNPHTKASRTDFQRDFDRIIFSSAFRRLQNKTQVFPLPGSVFVHNRLTHSLEVSSVGRSLGSVMGEFIYDNYTNDLNEESKSFYLHNLGNVIAAACLCHDVGNPAFGHSGEDAIASYFDRNESDLKSKFNEKEWADLVNFEGNANAIRVLAQQQQGKDAGGIQLTFATLASIAKYPCEAIAKKKGFIHRKKFGFFQNEKDIFLEIAKGTSMIQENENPYIFKRHPFVWLVEAADDICYNIIDMEDAHRLGIVSTADCKNLFFELVKSETDDINRVEQKLNSISNENEQISYLRAKVINALINKSVELYKSNFNTILEGNLDKGLLDIYKSENKTLQDIETFSIEKIYNHKAVVEIENAGYNVMYELLDHFIPSILKAADERKSYDKKALKLLPKQFFYEDGTDYQKVLGVIDFVSGMTDNFATDLYRKIKGIDIGMTM, encoded by the coding sequence ATGGATTTGAATTCAATTTTTACCAATCAACGCACAGGAAATAATCCGCATACCAAAGCTTCCAGAACCGATTTTCAGAGAGATTTTGACAGAATCATTTTCTCATCGGCATTCAGAAGGTTGCAGAATAAAACTCAGGTTTTTCCACTCCCGGGAAGTGTTTTTGTACACAACCGATTGACGCATTCTTTGGAAGTTTCGTCTGTCGGTCGTAGTTTGGGAAGCGTGATGGGAGAATTTATTTACGATAATTACACTAATGATCTCAACGAAGAATCCAAGAGTTTTTATCTCCATAACCTTGGAAATGTTATTGCTGCAGCTTGTCTTTGTCACGATGTTGGGAATCCTGCTTTTGGACATTCTGGAGAAGATGCGATTGCGAGTTATTTTGACAGGAATGAAAGTGATTTGAAATCGAAATTCAATGAAAAAGAGTGGGCGGATCTGGTTAATTTTGAAGGAAATGCCAATGCAATCCGAGTTTTAGCACAGCAACAACAAGGAAAAGATGCTGGCGGAATCCAATTGACTTTTGCGACATTGGCAAGTATTGCAAAATATCCTTGTGAAGCGATTGCTAAAAAGAAAGGTTTTATCCATCGTAAAAAATTTGGGTTTTTCCAGAATGAGAAAGATATTTTCTTGGAGATTGCAAAAGGAACATCAATGATTCAGGAGAACGAAAATCCTTATATTTTCAAAAGACATCCATTTGTTTGGCTCGTAGAAGCGGCGGATGATATTTGTTACAATATCATTGATATGGAAGATGCGCACAGATTGGGAATTGTTTCTACGGCAGATTGTAAAAATCTGTTCTTCGAATTGGTGAAATCTGAAACAGACGATATCAATAGAGTAGAGCAAAAACTAAATTCTATCAGTAATGAAAATGAGCAAATTTCTTACCTGAGAGCAAAGGTTATCAATGCTTTAATTAATAAATCTGTTGAGCTTTATAAAAGTAATTTCAATACAATTTTGGAAGGTAATCTTGATAAAGGTCTTTTGGACATTTATAAATCTGAAAACAAAACGCTGCAGGATATTGAAACCTTCTCTATTGAAAAAATTTATAATCACAAAGCCGTTGTGGAAATCGAAAATGCTGGTTACAACGTAATGTACGAGTTGCTAGATCATTTTATTCCATCCATTTTGAAAGCTGCTGATGAAAGAAAATCTTATGATAAAAAAGCCCTGAAGCTTCTTCCAAAGCAATTCTTTTATGAAGATGGAACCGATTATCAGAAAGTGCTTGGCGTAATTGATTTTGTTTCCGGAATGACGGATAATTTCGCAACCGATCTTTATAGAAAAATTAAGGGAATTGATATTGGGATGACGATGTAA